Below is a genomic region from Scheffersomyces stipitis CBS 6054 chromosome 8, complete sequence.
ccttcttgtctttggaattcttctCTGGCCAACTTGATAGCCAATATTTTCTTATCCATTTTGTTTGTGTTTCtcaagttgagaatggTTAACAACgctctcttctttctttcttcagcaagACGTATAGACTCGTTCAACACTTCTGTACCTTTGCTCTTGTCCAAAGCAGCCTTTTCGGCACCGTAGagtaatttttcaaattccaCACGATCGAAACCGTAGGCAAGATGATTGGTATGGTTTTCgacttccttcttgattctATTCATAAAGCCATTGTCAACTTCTCCCAAGACTGGGTCGACCTGGAACTGCACGTTCTTGGcttgttgtttcttgtagttgttcACATCTCTAAtgatctgtttcttcaatctttttTCCTTTCTACGCAAAATTTTGGCCTTGGATTTAGAGGCATCTGGTGATATGAATTGCTTAGCAGCGAGAGTAGGGTGGGCTTTGGCCGGAGCAGAGGCAGCACCAGAACTGCTGTTGATACTTGAAGCCACTATTCTCCCACTGGAGAACATACGTGCTGATAATCTGAACATGACGTCTATGTTTCTGAATATCAGCGAAACAAACGAAGAATATAGCTAATGCTTGTCTGACTGCTACCTTTTTTAAACAAGCCAACCAGTTTTCAAGCactgaatttttcaccaaattgaaggaaaaaaTTAGCTCTCCAGAGTCACGTGTAATAATATATTTATATGCAGTTTTACATGAGAGAACTTGCTCTGAATAATACGGTGATGGCTGCGATGAATTGTGAAAATACCAGACGTAGCTGTCTTGATTTATACCGAAAATTTGAACTAAAAGAGTCGAAATGAGCAGGAACGGTTTAGATGACCGTGTGAATAGATTGTACTCGTTGAGCAGACGATGGTAtccagaattgaagaaagacttCTCCAATACACTCATCAACAATGTACACTCTGAGCTCTACGATCTGGAGAATCTGTACTTGCCCCAGACTTCATGTCTTGAAGTATTGTTAGAAACAAAATACTTCGAGAAAGTGCTATGGGCGAACTTTAATGAAGATGTCACAACGACCCACATTGAACAAATTTTGCATTTGGACTGGCTCTCGACCTATTTTGAATATGAGAAGTTTCGTCACAATTCAATCTCTAGTATGTTGAGGAGCGaagacaacatcaactttATCATTAGAATCTTGGAAATTACCTTCAAACTCACAGCATCTACCAATTATAGACTCAATTCCCTCGTATTGCGGTTTTTCAGTATCTCCAAACCCCTTCCTCTGTGTTTGGATGAGATAACAGATATAATCATATGGAATAATGTACCTAGTCTAACGTCGAATCTCGCCAGCCCCTACAAAGAACGCTTAAAAGAAGCAGTTGttaaatttgaaaagataGAAGATGCttctcaaagaagaatatcaacGCTCACAAACAAATGGCTCTTTAATTTATTGCATGATACAGCTAGACAACACATACTAATATCCACCAAATCGTCCATTCCTCCATTTTACTTCGAGTATCTAAATGAACTTTTAAATTTCTTAGCTTTTCTCGTTTTTAACTATCCGGAGAAAGCAGATGAATTTATTTTACAGTCCAACATAGTCTCTATTGTTTCATTCAATTCGTCCCTCAAGAATCTGCTAGAACAAGTGAAGCAGAAATTTCTTTCCCATTTTGCTACAAAGCAGAGTAGCTTCGAGATACTACAACATTTAATTTACAATAGAACTAAGgttgttgtagatgttgATATTGCTGTTCCACATAACATAGCTATAGATGAGATTTCAAAGCATTTACAGAATTTTAGTATTCTAGATTTAGCATCATTGGCTAGTGATTTCAGATCAATTAAGGATCCATTGGTTCTCTTTGGGTCTACAGAGTTGGATGATAAGATGAAACTTAGTATTTTAGTTCAAACAGTATGTGATGGAATTGCTCAACCTAATGAATCTATCTCAAAATTTATTTCTAAGTTGGATGAATACGACTTGATGGACAATCCAAAGTTTTCGTACCCTCGAGGATGtatttcttccattctCAGTCCATACAGATATCCATTTGCGAATAAAAATAATTCGTCTTTCACAATTAAGAATCTTCAGGAAGAGTTTCAAAtttatcttcatcaacataTTTCAGGAGTATTGGAAAGGCTACGGATTGATCCAAAAAGTGGCATTCAAGGCAAGAGCAAATATTTCCACAAAGTTGAATCACTTGAGAATGTTAATGGAAGTACATTTTCTATGAAAACCAAATCAATTGTCCCTGCATCAATACAGTTTATCGTCTTGGTAGAGATGTTAAAACCAGTACAGTATTCTAAACAGAAGCGTATGAAGGAATTTGGAGTTAATGTGATTAGAATCGTACAAATCAGTTCGAATTCTGTGGATGGAAAAGATGCCACTTTCAAGTTCACTTttaatgaagaaattcagTCATTTTCAAGTAGAATAAATCATTTTATTTCTGTTCCGTTTTCGGTGCCGGGAAGTTCACTCCTTGCACTTTCAGACAGTAAAGCTGTTCCAATAcaaaaaaagaatgaaTCAATATCTCCAGTAGACTACCAAACTCCATTGGGAATCTCCATTTTGTCTGAAACAAAGAGTGAAAATGGTAAAGACCGATCGCATGAGAACGAATTATGggaagttgaaagaaatgGAGACATATTGAGCAGTTATCAAAGAGATATTATGGCAAATATTATTAAAGGACATGGCAAAGCGTTCAGGTTTGAGAAAGGGTGTGGCAtgaaaaagttgatttCACTAATCTTGACTCTGAATCTTAGTAATTCCCGATGTCTTGTCATAGTACCCAGCAGAAATTACTCAAGACAAATTCCTGCTTCTATTTTAGAAAATCGAGTCTCATACTTGAGATACGGTAGCGAACAGGACATTCGGTCTCTCAGCAATTTTGTCAAGGAAACATATAAAGCGACGATCGGTTTAATAGGCGAGAAATGCGAAGTGGAAGAGAATGAGCTGGTATCCATTGCTGGTATTTACAAGTTCGAACAACGTCTTAAATTGGAGTGGTCTAAGATTGCGAACTCTTTATCTCTAGGAGTAGAGACAAaaaatgaattgaagagcGCCTTCGCTTTCTTTAGTGGCGCTGATTCACCAGTGCCACAATCGgtgaacttcaagatggtATTCAAGGCATATAAGAAACGCCGATATGCCTTAGCACTTGCTGCTACATTAATTCCGATTATTGAATTGCATAGCAAGGGGAGAAACGATGACGTATGGAACCTTTTGTTTCGCAAGTTCAGTTCTATCATTGCTTATGAAGACTATTTGAACTTATTACAAAACAATTCTCATCATAATATGAACAATTTCGATAATATAATTGTCGTCAACGGATGGCCGGGAGCAGCATTAGTGGCGGGTTTGAAAAATACCCATACAAGGAAAGTAGTTGAAATTGGTGCTAGACATGTGCTCAGTTCGACTAAATTAGGCGAGCAGGAACCAGTATTGTTTCAGTGGAGGCCAGAATTTATACCAATCTCTAAACAGAATCTCAAACTCGTTAACAAGAAGATTAGAAATTTCAACCCTGGTTTGAAGCATGTCTTTCAAGTTATATATACCGAGGATCAAGTCGATAGCATGGAGTATAGTGTATTGTTGTATCAATACTTAAGACTTCTCGGATATCCGTCATCAAAGATATGCATTTCTGTCGGTTCTCTTTTGCATAGAGCACTCTTAGAGGAAGTCTTGAGTAAGCATTGTACAAAGATTAGCAAAGATAAGTCTATCAAGTCAGCCAATGAAAGTAGTGATGATCCAAAAGATTTCCAATTCGGATGGCCCGACATCTTAATTTATGATGATCCAGATTACTACTTTGATACTTATGAATATGGTATCATTTCAGCAGTCAGTCAGACTGCAAACAGGTTGGAAGTCATTAGTTTACCAGGAAGATTTGGCAATTACATTATTGGACTGCAAATATATTCACATGAGTTCGAGCTTCCTGAGGTGGctgatcttgaag
It encodes:
- a CDS encoding predicted protein, with protein sequence MSRNGLDDRVNRLYSLSRRWYPELKKDFSNTLINNVHSELYDSENSYLPQTSCLEVLLETKYFEKVLWANFNEDVTTTHIEQILHLDWLSTYFEYEKFRHNSISSMLRSEDNINFIIRILEITFKLTASTNYRLNSLVLRFFSISKPLPSCLDEITDIIIWNNVPSLTSNLASPYKERLKEAVVKFEKIEDASQRRISTLTNKWLFNLLHDTARQHILISTKSSIPPFYFEYLNELLNFLAFLVFNYPEKADEFILQSNIVSIVSFNSSLKNSLEQVKQKFLSHFATKQSSFEILQHLIYNRTKVVVDVDIAVPHNIAIDEISKHLQNFSILDLASLASDFRSIKDPLVLFGSTELDDKMKLSILVQTVCDGIAQPNESISKFISKLDEYDLMDNPKFSYPRGCISSILSPYRYPFANKNNSSFTIKNLQEEFQIYLHQHISGVLERLRIDPKSGIQGKSKYFHKVESLENVNGSTFSMKTKSIVPASIQFIVLVEMLKPVQYSKQKRMKEFGVNVIRIVQISSNSVDGKDATFKFTFNEEIQSFSSRINHFISVPFSVPGSSLLALSDSKAVPIQKKNESISPVDYQTPLGISILSETKSENGKDRSHENELWEVERNGDILSSYQRDIMANIIKGHGKAFRFEKGCGMKKLISLILTSNLSNSRCLVIVPSRNYSRQIPASILENRVSYLRYGSEQDIRSLSNFVKETYKATIGLIGEKCEVEENESVSIAGIYKFEQRLKLEWSKIANSLSLGVETKNELKSAFAFFSGADSPVPQSVNFKMVFKAYKKRRYALALAATLIPIIELHSKGRNDDVWNLLFRKFSSIIAYEDYLNLLQNNSHHNMNNFDNIIVVNGWPGAALVAGLKNTHTRKVVEIGARHVLSSTKLGEQEPVLFQWRPEFIPISKQNLKLVNKKIRNFNPGLKHVFQVIYTEDQVDSMEYSVLLYQYLRLLGYPSSKICISVGSLLHRALLEEVLSKHCTKISKDKSIKSANESSDDPKDFQFGWPDILIYDDPDYYFDTYEYGIISAVSQTANRLEVISLPGRFGNYIIGSQIYSHEFELPEVADLEVVVGENYNTEVRKQSQSYPIESKDHFEQYIHNMTKVRLGHKK
- a CDS encoding mitochondrial 37S ribosomal protein MRPS28 (go_component intracellular; ribosome~go_function structural constituent of ribosome~go_process protein biosynthesis), with amino-acid sequence MFRLSARMFSSGRIVASSINSSSGAASAPAKAHPTLAAKQFISPDASKSKAKILRRKEKRLKKQIIRDVNNYKKQQAKNVQFQVDPVLGEVDNGFMNRIKKEVENHTNHLAYGFDRVEFEKLLYGAEKAALDKSKGTEVLNESIRLAEERKKRALLTILNLRNTNKMDKKILAIKLAREEFQRQEGDTASPEVQAAILTVKIHFGMDHVKESPKDHTHTEHVRQMVQHRQRILKYLKRDNPEKYYYTIAKLGLTDDVITREFNMGRQYFQDFKVWGDKQLVKLSDKQQSKVNKIHDLQKRVSEYNDLARKNYDILQKEQSE